In Streptomyces sp. NBC_00344, the genomic window CGCGTGCCGTACCGCGTGCGCGGCTGCCGAGGCGGCGGACCTAAGCCACCAGCTTCTGTTTCTTCAGCCAGGCGTCCGCCACCCGGTCCGGGTCCTGCTTCTCCTTGTCGACCAGGCGGTTCAGCGCGGTCAGTTCGGCGGTCGTCAGCACGTTGCCCAGCCGGGCCAGCGCCTTGCGGACCTTGCCGTCCGCCTTGCGGGCGGCGATCAGCGGGACGATGTGCTGTGCGGGCACCAGGTGTCGGGGGTCGGAGAGGATGACCCACTTGTTCGCGGCGATATCCACATCGGTGGTGAAGACGTTCGCCACGTCCACGTCACCCTTCTTCAGCGCGCCCTTGACCAGCGGACCGGACGAGTCCAGCGCCTTGAACTCCTTGAACTGCGCGCCGTACTGGTCCTTGAGGCCGACGAGCCCCACGACCCGCTTCTTCATCTCGGCGGCCGCGCCGAAGACCAGCTTGCCGTTGGCCTTCTTCAGGTCGGCGAGGCTGTGCAGACCGTACTTGTCGGCGGTTTCCTGAGTGACCGCGAAGCTGTCGCGGTCCTCGGCCGACGCGTAGGGAAGGACTTCGAGGGAGGAGGGGAGCACCGCCGCGAGGGCGTTCTGCATCTCGCCCGCCTCCGTCGCTGTGGCCTTCGGATCCAGATAGAGCAGCAGGCTGCCCTGGTACTCCGGGAGCAGATCGATGTCGCCTCCCTTCAGCGCGGGGACGATGATCTCGCGGGAGCCGAGGTTGGGTTTGACGGTCGTCTTGATGCCGGCGGCCTTCAGGACGCCCGCGTAGAGGTAGCCGAGTATCTGGTTCTCGGTGAAGTTGGCGGTGCCGATGACCAGGCCGCCGGAGCTCGATCCGGTGTCGCCACCCGATCCGCTTCCGTTGAGCGAGGTGATGCCGGACGAGCAGGCGGCGAGCAGCGGCGCCGATGCGCCGGCGAGGAGCGCGGTGAGCGCGGTACGGCGGTTCATTTCCAGGTCCTCCGGGAAGTCAGCGGGCGGTGGTGGGGCGGCCGCGGAGCAGCAGCCGTTGCACCCCGCCCAGGGCCAGGTCGGCGGCGACGGCGAGCAGCGCGACGAGCACCGCGCCGCCGAGCACCTGCACGAGGTCGCGCTGGGCCAGCCCGTCGAAGACATAGCGGCCCAGACCGCCGAAGCTGACGTAGGCGGCGATGGTGGCGGTGGCCACGACCTGAACGGTCGCCAGCCGGATTCCGGTCATGATCAGGGGAAGGGCGAGCGGGAGCTCGACCTGCCGCAGGACCTGGTGACCACGGAGGCCGATGCCCTTGGCCGCGTCCTTGACCTCCGGGTCGACGGCGGCCATGCCCGCGTACGTGTTGGTGACGATCACCGGTACGGCGAGTGCCACCAGCGAGATGTAGACGGGCCAGATGGAGAGGCCGCCGGCGAGGAAGACCAGGGTGACCAGGCCGACGGTCGGCAAGGCGCGGCCGAAGGAGGCCAGGTTGACGGCGATGAACGCGCCGCGTCCGGTGTGGCCGATCAGCATGCCGATGGGCAGGGCGATCACGGCGGCGATGACGGTCGCGAGCAGCGAGTACTGAAGGTGTTCGACGAGCCGGTGGGCGATGCCTTCCTGCCCGGACCACTGGGAACCGCTGGTCAGCCAGGACAGGAGATTCTTGAGGAGTTCGGTCATGGGTTCAGGCACCTCGCCTGGGTGAGCGATGGGTCCACGGCGTGCACAGCCACTGGATGCTGACCAGCAGCGCGTCCGCCACCAGGGCGAGCAGCAGGGTCAGCGCGACCCCGGCGACGACCGGCGTGGGGTAGTTGCGCTGGAAGCCGTCGATGAAGAGCTGGCCCAGGCCGCCGTAGCCGATGTAGCTGGCGACGCTGACGAGTGAGATCGACATCACTGTGGAGACCCGGACTCCCGCCATGATGACCGGGAGGGCGAGCGGCAGCTCGACGGTGAGCAGGGTGCGCAGCGGGCGGGTGCCCATCGCGGTCGATGCCTCGCGCACCTTGGCGGGCACCGCGTCCAGGCCCTCGACGGTGTTCCGTACGAGTACGACCAGGGTGTACGCGGTGAGGCCGGCGATCGCGGTGGTCCTGGTCAGACCGGTGATCGGCAGCAGCAGCACGAAGAAGGCGAGGGAGGGGATGGTGTAGAGGATGTTGGAGAGGCCGAGCACGAAGCCGCGCAGCGGCCGTACCCGGTGGGCGAGGACCGCGAGGGGGAGCGCGATCAGCAGCCCGAACAGGACGGCGGGCACCGCGGTCGAGAGATGGTCGGATGTGAGGTGGGCCATCTCACCGGTGTGGTCGGGGAACCAGCCCCAGTCGATGGTCATACGGCGGTGCCCGTGTGCGCCGCGGCACCGGCCGACGTGTGGGCCCCGCCCGCGTGGTCGTGGATGTCGCCACGGGTGGTGACGCCGGTCAGTGTGCCGTTCGAGTCGACCCGGGCGACCAGGCCGCCGGGGGAGGAGAGCGACTCGTTGAGCGCGGAGAGCAGGGAGTCGCTGTCCCGCAGGGCCCGTACCGGCAGCAGCGGGGCGTCGCCCGCCGTGCCCGACGCGGGAGCGGCCTGGGTGTCGAGCCAGCCGAGCGGCTTTCCCTCGGCGCTGGTGACGAGCTGCCAGCGGTCCTCGCGCCCGGTGGCGGCGGATATCCGCTGGTCGGCCCTGAGGGCGGCCGGCGTGCTCTGCGGTACCGAGGCCAGGGTGCTCAGGGACAGCAGTTTGAGCCCGCGCTCGGCGCCGAGGAAGTCAGCGACGAACTCATCGGCGGGGCGGGCCAGCAGTTCGGCGGGCTCGGCGCACTGGACGAGGTGGCCGCCGGTACGGAAGACGGCTATCCGGTCGCCGAGCCGTACGGCCTCGTCGATGTCGTGGGTGACGAAGACGATGGTCTTGTTGAGGTCCTTCTGCAGCCGCAGCAGCTCGTCCTGGAGCTGCGTGCGGACCACCGGGTCCACCGCTCCGAACGGCTCGTCCATCAGCAGTACCGGCGGGTCGGCCGCCAGTGCGCGGGCCACGCCCACACGCTGCTGCTGGCCGCCGGACAGCTGGTTCGGGTAGCGCTTGCCGGTGGCGGCGTCCAGCCCGACGGTCTCCAGAAGCTCGGCGGCCCGGGCCCGGGCCTTCTTCCTGCCCCAGCCCAGCAGCAGCGGGACGGTGGCGACGTTGTCGAGGATCGTCCGGTGCGGGAAGAGCCCGGACTGCTGGATGACATAGCCGATGCCGCGCCGCAGTACGGCGGCATCGGCTTCGAGTATGTCCTTGCCCGCGAGGCGGATGGTGCCGGAGGTCTGGTCGACCATCCGGTTGACCATCCGCAGGGTGGTGGTCTTACCGCAACCGGATGAGCCGACGAGGACCGTGATCTGTCCCTCCGGCATGTCCAGTGTGAGGTCGTGGACTGCTGTGGTGCCGTTCGGGAAACGTTTGTGCACGGCTTCGAATTCGATCATCGGTGATCCCTTGCCCGGCTGCATATGGTCATGCAGAGTTCTCTGTGTCTGAATAATTTGTCAATGGGCTGCGGTAAAACACTGGTTCCATGAGTCCATGAGGCAAGACAGGATGTCGGATCAGGAGGCGTTCGCGCATGATGTCGTCCCGCATGGTGGACACCCCGACCGGCATCGTGGTGCTCGACGGTGAGTCCCTTCCGGTCGCCGATGTGGTGCGCCTGGCTCGCGGTACGGTCAGGCCGGTACCCGGAACCGAGGCGATGAAGCGTGTCGAGTCGTCATGGGACGCGGCGCGTGAGCTCGCCGCGTCCGGCCGGGTCTACGGCCGCTCCACGGGTGTAGGTGCCAACCGTAACGAGTCCGTCCCGTCGGGCGCCGCCACGGACCACGGACTGAGGCTGCTGCGCTCGCACGCCGGAGCGATCGGTGACCCGCTGCCCGCCGGCGAGGTCAGGGCCATGCTCGCGGTCCGTGCCAACCAGCTGCTCGCCGGTGGAGCGGGGCTCCGGCCGACGGTGGTCACCGCGCTCTGCGATGCGCTCGGGTCCGGCGCCCACCCGGTGGTCCACGAATTCGGCTCGGTCGGCACCGGGGACATCGCCGCCCTCGCGCAGATGGGTCTTGCACTGGCGGGCGAGCATCCCTGGCAGGGCGGGACGCCGCCGGGGGCTCAGCCCCTCGACAACAACGACGCCCTCGCGCTGATCAGCAGCAACGCACTCACCCTCGGACAGTCCGCGCTGGCCCTCGACGAGCTGCGCAGGCTGGTCGCCGCCACCCAGGTCGTGGCGGCGCTCTCGCTGCTCGCGGTCGACGGATCCTTCGAGGCGTACGCGGAGCCGGTGCACGCGGCCCGCCCGCACCCCGGTTCGTACGCGGTGGCCGCCCGCAGCCGCCGGCTGCTCG contains:
- a CDS encoding ABC transporter substrate-binding protein, with amino-acid sequence MNRRTALTALLAGASAPLLAACSSGITSLNGSGSGGDTGSSSGGLVIGTANFTENQILGYLYAGVLKAAGIKTTVKPNLGSREIIVPALKGGDIDLLPEYQGSLLLYLDPKATATEAGEMQNALAAVLPSSLEVLPYASAEDRDSFAVTQETADKYGLHSLADLKKANGKLVFGAAAEMKKRVVGLVGLKDQYGAQFKEFKALDSSGPLVKGALKKGDVDVANVFTTDVDIAANKWVILSDPRHLVPAQHIVPLIAARKADGKVRKALARLGNVLTTAELTALNRLVDKEKQDPDRVADAWLKKQKLVA
- a CDS encoding ABC transporter permease, producing the protein MTELLKNLLSWLTSGSQWSGQEGIAHRLVEHLQYSLLATVIAAVIALPIGMLIGHTGRGAFIAVNLASFGRALPTVGLVTLVFLAGGLSIWPVYISLVALAVPVIVTNTYAGMAAVDPEVKDAAKGIGLRGHQVLRQVELPLALPLIMTGIRLATVQVVATATIAAYVSFGGLGRYVFDGLAQRDLVQVLGGAVLVALLAVAADLALGGVQRLLLRGRPTTAR
- a CDS encoding ABC transporter permease yields the protein MTIDWGWFPDHTGEMAHLTSDHLSTAVPAVLFGLLIALPLAVLAHRVRPLRGFVLGLSNILYTIPSLAFFVLLLPITGLTRTTAIAGLTAYTLVVLVRNTVEGLDAVPAKVREASTAMGTRPLRTLLTVELPLALPVIMAGVRVSTVMSISLVSVASYIGYGGLGQLFIDGFQRNYPTPVVAGVALTLLLALVADALLVSIQWLCTPWTHRSPRRGA
- a CDS encoding aromatic amino acid ammonia-lyase: MSSRMVDTPTGIVVLDGESLPVADVVRLARGTVRPVPGTEAMKRVESSWDAARELAASGRVYGRSTGVGANRNESVPSGAATDHGLRLLRSHAGAIGDPLPAGEVRAMLAVRANQLLAGGAGLRPTVVTALCDALGSGAHPVVHEFGSVGTGDIAALAQMGLALAGEHPWQGGTPPGAQPLDNNDALALISSNALTLGQSALALDELRRLVAATQVVAALSLLAVDGSFEAYAEPVHAARPHPGSYAVAARSRRLLGAPERPTPPLGRIQDPYGFRCVPQIHGPAYDAADLLERTLAVEINAAAENPLICPADMAAYHHGGFYMAQLVLALDHFRLAVTQTARLSTSRLSALNEPALTRLKPFLADGEAASSGVMILEYAAGAALGDLRAFSAPASLGHAVLSRGVEEQASFASLAARQSLRAGRAFRYVVGCELVAAVRALRQRDLRIDPDLPVGRAFDLADAVLDPDLADRPLTDDVETAAALLDRFDDL
- a CDS encoding ABC transporter ATP-binding protein, producing the protein MIEFEAVHKRFPNGTTAVHDLTLDMPEGQITVLVGSSGCGKTTTLRMVNRMVDQTSGTIRLAGKDILEADAAVLRRGIGYVIQQSGLFPHRTILDNVATVPLLLGWGRKKARARAAELLETVGLDAATGKRYPNQLSGGQQQRVGVARALAADPPVLLMDEPFGAVDPVVRTQLQDELLRLQKDLNKTIVFVTHDIDEAVRLGDRIAVFRTGGHLVQCAEPAELLARPADEFVADFLGAERGLKLLSLSTLASVPQSTPAALRADQRISAATGREDRWQLVTSAEGKPLGWLDTQAAPASGTAGDAPLLPVRALRDSDSLLSALNESLSSPGGLVARVDSNGTLTGVTTRGDIHDHAGGAHTSAGAAAHTGTAV